A portion of the Pleuronectes platessa chromosome 15, fPlePla1.1, whole genome shotgun sequence genome contains these proteins:
- the pigl gene encoding N-acetylglucosaminyl-phosphatidylinositol de-N-acetylase isoform X2: MTIYLGVFVVLSFLIWIKCIYRRQRGALLKSLKHLSSRETVGSDIRALVVTAHPDDECMFFAPTIIRLVELNASVHLLCLSEGNYYNQGAQRKKELLNSCVVLGIPASRVTIVDHRKLPDDPKAEWSISLVSSVIVKHIRAHSFNMVLTFDGRGVSGHANHIAIHKAVSHLASTGQVPDGSNDLSSHSTPVVSASVRRLLALHVHKHIPDDSTRTKEPEDLLKVCSILNVTLAGNLLACLHV, from the exons ATGACTATTTACCTTGGTGTCTTCGTAGTTTTATCCTTTCTAATATGGATAAAATGCATCTACCGTCGACAGCGAGGAGCGTTGTTGAAGTCGTTGAAACATTTATCGAGCAGGGAAACAGTCGGATCTGATATCAGAGCTCTGGTTGTTACTGCGCATCCGGATGATGAATGTATGTTCTTCGCGCCAACGATTATTCGACTCGTGGAGTTGAATGCCAGCGtccatttgttgtgtttatctGAAG GAAACTACTACAATCAAGGAGCACAGCGTAAAAAAGAACTTCTCAACAGCTGTGTCGTGTTGGGGATACCGGCCTCCAGAGTCACCATAGTCGACCACAG AAAACTTCCAGACGACCCCAAAGCTGAATGGAGCATCTCTCTGGTCTCCTCTGTGATTGTGAAGCACATTAGAGCCCACTCCTTCAACATG gtgctgaccttcgATGGAAGAGGAGTGAGTGGCCATGCCAACCACATAGCCATCCATAAAGCTGTAAG CCACCTTGCTTCCACTGGACAAGTACCCGATG GCAGCAATGATCTGTCATCGCACTCAACTCCTGTGGTTTCGGCATCTGTACGTCGCCTTCTCGCGCTACATGTTCATAAACACATTCCAGATGATTCCACAAGGACCAAAGAACCTGAAGATCTATTGAAAGTTTGTTCCATCCTGAATGTTACACTAGCCGGGAATTTACTAGCTTGTTTACACGTCTGA
- the pigl gene encoding N-acetylglucosaminyl-phosphatidylinositol de-N-acetylase isoform X1 produces MTIYLGVFVVLSFLIWIKCIYRRQRGALLKSLKHLSSRETVGSDIRALVVTAHPDDECMFFAPTIIRLVELNASVHLLCLSEGNYYNQGAQRKKELLNSCVVLGIPASRVTIVDHRKLPDDPKAEWSISLVSSVIVKHIRAHSFNMVLTFDGRGVSGHANHIAIHKAVSHLASTGQVPDDCCLLSLVTVGLLRKYISFLELPLSWLLSSCLCCVIGSQGYRKAKAAMICHRTQLLWFRHLYVAFSRYMFINTFQMIPQGPKNLKIY; encoded by the exons ATGACTATTTACCTTGGTGTCTTCGTAGTTTTATCCTTTCTAATATGGATAAAATGCATCTACCGTCGACAGCGAGGAGCGTTGTTGAAGTCGTTGAAACATTTATCGAGCAGGGAAACAGTCGGATCTGATATCAGAGCTCTGGTTGTTACTGCGCATCCGGATGATGAATGTATGTTCTTCGCGCCAACGATTATTCGACTCGTGGAGTTGAATGCCAGCGtccatttgttgtgtttatctGAAG GAAACTACTACAATCAAGGAGCACAGCGTAAAAAAGAACTTCTCAACAGCTGTGTCGTGTTGGGGATACCGGCCTCCAGAGTCACCATAGTCGACCACAG AAAACTTCCAGACGACCCCAAAGCTGAATGGAGCATCTCTCTGGTCTCCTCTGTGATTGTGAAGCACATTAGAGCCCACTCCTTCAACATG gtgctgaccttcgATGGAAGAGGAGTGAGTGGCCATGCCAACCACATAGCCATCCATAAAGCTGTAAG CCACCTTGCTTCCACTGGACAAGTACCCGATG ACTGTTGTTTGCTCTCCCTGGTGACCGTCGgcctcctcaggaagtataTCTCCTTCCTGGAGCTCCCCCTCAGCTGGCTGCTCTCCTCATGTCTCTGCTGTGTTATTGGCTCACAGGGCTACAGGAAAGCCAAA GCAGCAATGATCTGTCATCGCACTCAACTCCTGTGGTTTCGGCATCTGTACGTCGCCTTCTCGCGCTACATGTTCATAAACACATTCCAGATGATTCCACAAGGACCAAAGAACCTGAAGATCTATTGA